The Cynocephalus volans isolate mCynVol1 chromosome 2, mCynVol1.pri, whole genome shotgun sequence genome window below encodes:
- the POLM gene encoding DNA-directed DNA/RNA polymerase mu isoform X4, which translates to MLPKRRLARAGSPDGGAISSAPSSARFPGVAIYLAEPRMGRSRRAFLTRLGRSKGFRILDACSSEVTHVVMEHTSAEEAARWQEHSLMAAPPGCTHPALLDVSWFTESMAAGQPVPVEHRHRLKVAEPTKGPPSPAWMLPYACQRPTPVTHHNTSFSEALETLAEAAGFEGSECRLLSFCRAASVLRALPGPVTALSQLQGLPHFGEHSCRVVQELLEHGACEEVERVRCSERYQTMKLFTQIFGVGVRTADRWYQEGLRTLDDLQGQPQRLTKQQRAGLQHYRDLSTPIWLPDVEALQQVVEVAVVQALPGATITLTGSFRRGNSQGHDVDFLITHPEEGREAGLLTSVMCRLQSQLFERELRRFSRKEKGLWLNSHGLFDPEQKVFFHVTSEEDIFKHLGLEYLPPEQRNA; encoded by the exons ATGCTCCCGAAACGGCGGCTAGCGCGGGCCGGGTCCCCGGACGGCGGTGCTATCTCCTCAGCGCCCTCGTCGGCGCGCTTCCCCGGCGTCGCCATCTACCTGGCGGAGCCGCGCATGGGCCGCAGCCGCCGGGCCTTCCTCACACGCCTGGGACGATCCAAAGGCTTCCGCATCCTCGACGCCTGCAG ctCTGAGGTGACACATGTGGTGATGGAGCACACTTCGGCGGAGGAGGCTGCACGCTGGCAGGAGCACAGCTTGATGGCTGCTCCCCCAGGCTGCACCCACCCGGCTCTGCTGGATGTAAGCTGGTTCACTGAGAGCATGGCAGCTGGGCAGCCTGTCCCGGTGGAGCACCGGCACCGCCTGAAG GTGGCTGAGCCCACGAAGGGGCCTCCAAGCCCTGCATGGATGCTGCCCTATGCCTGCCAGCGCCCCACGCCCGTCACACACCACAATACCAGCTTCTCG GAGGCTCTGGAGACACTGGCGGAGGCAGCGGGCTTTGAAGGCAGCGAGTGCCGCCTCCTTTCCTTCTGCAGAGCAGCCTCTGTGCTCAGGGCCCTTCCCGGCCCTGTTACAGCCCTGAGCCAGCTGCAGGGGCTGCCCCATTTTGGAGAACACTCTTGCAGGGTTGTCCAG GAGCTGCTGGAGCATGGAGCTTGTGAGGAGGTGGAGAGAGTCCGGTGTTCAGAGAGGTACCAGACCATGAAG CTCTTCACCCAAATCTTTGGGGTCGGCGTGAGGACTGCTGACCGGTGGTACCAGGAAGGGCTGCGAACCCTGGATGACCTCCAAGGACAGCCCCAGAGACTGACCAAGCAGCAGAGAGCAG GTCTCCAGCACTACCGAGACCTGAGCACCCCAATCTGGCTGCCTGATGTGGAGGCCCTGCAGCAAGTAGTGGAGGTAGCCGTGGTGCAGGCCCTGCCCGGGGCCACCATCACACTGACTGGCAGCTTCCGGAG GGGGAATTCGCAGGGCCATGATGTGGACTTCCTCATCACCCACCCCGAGGAGGGCCGGGAGGCAGGGCTGCTGACCAGCGTGATGTGCCGCCTTCAGAGCCAG CTTTTTGAGCGGGAGCTGCGCCGCTTCAGCCGGAAGGAGAAGGGGCTGTGGCTGAACAGCCACGGGCTGTTTGACCCTGAGCAG AAGGTGTTCTTCCACGTGACTTCAGAGGAAGACATCTTCAAACACCTGGGCCTCGAGTACCTTCCCCCAGAGCAGAGAAACGCCTGA
- the POLM gene encoding DNA-directed DNA/RNA polymerase mu isoform X2, whose product MLPKRRLARAGSPDGGAISSAPSSARFPGVAIYLAEPRMGRSRRAFLTRLGRSKGFRILDACSSEVTHVVMEHTSAEEAARWQEHSLMAAPPGCTHPALLDVSWFTESMAAGQPVPVEHRHRLKVAEPTKGPPSPAWMLPYACQRPTPVTHHNTSFSEALETLAEAAGFEGSECRLLSFCRAASVLRALPGPVTALSQLQGLPHFGEHSCRVVQELLEHGACEEVERVRCSERYQTMKLFTQIFGVGVRTADRWYQEGLRTLDDLQGQPQRLTKQQRAGLQHYRDLSTPIWLPDVEALQQVVEVAVVQALPGATITLTGSFRRGNSQGHDVDFLITHPEEGREAGLLTSVMCRLQSQGLVLYHQHQHSHCGSPAKRARHSHTMDAFERSFCIFRLPQPPETTVGDAPRPCPAWKAVRVDLVVVPISQFPFALLGWTGSKLLPPSFLSGSCAASAGRRRGCG is encoded by the exons ATGCTCCCGAAACGGCGGCTAGCGCGGGCCGGGTCCCCGGACGGCGGTGCTATCTCCTCAGCGCCCTCGTCGGCGCGCTTCCCCGGCGTCGCCATCTACCTGGCGGAGCCGCGCATGGGCCGCAGCCGCCGGGCCTTCCTCACACGCCTGGGACGATCCAAAGGCTTCCGCATCCTCGACGCCTGCAG ctCTGAGGTGACACATGTGGTGATGGAGCACACTTCGGCGGAGGAGGCTGCACGCTGGCAGGAGCACAGCTTGATGGCTGCTCCCCCAGGCTGCACCCACCCGGCTCTGCTGGATGTAAGCTGGTTCACTGAGAGCATGGCAGCTGGGCAGCCTGTCCCGGTGGAGCACCGGCACCGCCTGAAG GTGGCTGAGCCCACGAAGGGGCCTCCAAGCCCTGCATGGATGCTGCCCTATGCCTGCCAGCGCCCCACGCCCGTCACACACCACAATACCAGCTTCTCG GAGGCTCTGGAGACACTGGCGGAGGCAGCGGGCTTTGAAGGCAGCGAGTGCCGCCTCCTTTCCTTCTGCAGAGCAGCCTCTGTGCTCAGGGCCCTTCCCGGCCCTGTTACAGCCCTGAGCCAGCTGCAGGGGCTGCCCCATTTTGGAGAACACTCTTGCAGGGTTGTCCAG GAGCTGCTGGAGCATGGAGCTTGTGAGGAGGTGGAGAGAGTCCGGTGTTCAGAGAGGTACCAGACCATGAAG CTCTTCACCCAAATCTTTGGGGTCGGCGTGAGGACTGCTGACCGGTGGTACCAGGAAGGGCTGCGAACCCTGGATGACCTCCAAGGACAGCCCCAGAGACTGACCAAGCAGCAGAGAGCAG GTCTCCAGCACTACCGAGACCTGAGCACCCCAATCTGGCTGCCTGATGTGGAGGCCCTGCAGCAAGTAGTGGAGGTAGCCGTGGTGCAGGCCCTGCCCGGGGCCACCATCACACTGACTGGCAGCTTCCGGAG GGGGAATTCGCAGGGCCATGATGTGGACTTCCTCATCACCCACCCCGAGGAGGGCCGGGAGGCAGGGCTGCTGACCAGCGTGATGTGCCGCCTTCAGAGCCAG GGCCTTGTCCTataccaccagcaccagcacagCCACTGTGGGTCCCCTGCCAAGCGGGCCCGGCACAGCCACACCATGGATGCCTTTGAGAGGAGTTTTTGCATTTTCCGCCTGCCTCAACCCCCGGAGACGACTGTGGGGGATGCCCCTAGGCCCTGCCCAGCCTGGAAGGCTGTGAGGGTGGACCTGGTGGTTGTGCCCATCAGCCAGTTCCCCTTTGCTCTACTTGGCTGGACTGGCTCCAAG CTGCTTCCCCCCAGCTTTTTGAGCGGGAGCTGCGCCGCTTCAGCCGGAAGGAGAAGGGGCTGTGGCTGA
- the PGAM2 gene encoding phosphoglycerate mutase 2 → MIGRQPSHPEPPCPAAVMAAHRLVMVRHGESTWNQENRFCGWFDAELSEKGAEEAKRGAQAIRDAKMEFDICYTSVLKRAIRTLWTILDGTDQMWLPVVRTWRLNERHYGGLTGLNKAETAAKHGEEQVKIWRRSFDIPPPPMDEKHPYYSSISKERRYAGLKPGELPTCESLKDTIARALPFWNEDIAPQIKAGKRVLIAAHGNSLRGIVKHLEGMSDQAIMELNLPTGIPIVYELDQALKPTKPMRFLGDEETVRKAMEAVAAQGKAK, encoded by the exons ATGATTGGGAGGCAGCCATCCCATCCAGAGCCCCCGTGTCCCGCTGCTGTCATGGCCGCCCACCGCCTAGTGATGGTCCGGCATGGTGAGAGCACGTGGAACCAGGAGAACCGTTTCTGCGGCTGGTTTGATGCAGAGCTGAGTGAGAAGGGGGCCGAGGAGGCCAAGCGGGGAGCCCAGGCCATCAGGGACGCCAAGATGGAGTTTGACATCTGCTACACGTCGGTACTGAAGCGGGCCATCCGCACCCTCTGGACCATCCTGGATGGCACGGACCAGATGTGGCTGCCCGTGGTGCGCACCTGGCGCCTCAATGAGCGGCACTACGGGGGCCTAACGGGCCTCAACAAGGCAGAGACAGCTGCCAAACACGGTGAGGAGCAGGTGAAGATCTGGAGACGCTCCTTCGACATCCCGCCGCCCCCCATGGATGAGAAGCACCCCTACTACAGCTCCATCAGCAAG GAGCGTCGCTACGCAGGCCTGAAGCCGGGGGAACTGCCCACTTGCGAGAGCCTCAAGGACACCATCGCCCGGGCCCTGCCCTTCTGGAATGAGGACATCGCCCCCCAGATCAAGGCCGGCAAAAGAGTGCTCATCGCAGCCCATGGGAACAGCCTGCGGGGCATTGTCAAGCACCTGGAAG GGATGTCAGACCAGGCCATCATGGAGCTGAACCTGCCCACAGGAATTCCCATTGTATATGAGCTGGACCAGGCGCTGAAACCCACCAAGCCCATGCGATTCCTGGGTGACGAGGAGACAGTGCGGAAGGCCATGGAGGCTGTGGCGGCCCAGGGCAAGGCCAAGTGA
- the POLM gene encoding DNA-directed DNA/RNA polymerase mu isoform X3, producing the protein MLPKRRLARAGSPDGGAISSAPSSARFPGVAIYLAEPRMGRSRRAFLTRLGRSKGFRILDACSSEVTHVVMEHTSAEEAARWQEHSLMAAPPGCTHPALLDVSWFTESMAAGQPVPVEHRHRLKVAEPTKGPPSPAWMLPYACQRPTPVTHHNTSFSEALETLAEAAGFEGSECRLLSFCRAASVLRALPGPVTALSQLQGLPHFGEHSCRVVQELLEHGACEEVERVRCSERYQTMKLFTQIFGVGVRTADRWYQEGLRTLDDLQGQPQRLTKQQRAESQTGPLRGNSQGHDVDFLITHPEEGREAGLLTSVMCRLQSQGLVLYHQHQHSHCGSPAKRARHSHTMDAFERSFCIFRLPQPPETTVGDAPRPCPAWKAVRVDLVVVPISQFPFALLGWTGSKLFERELRRFSRKEKGLWLNSHGLFDPEQKVFFHVTSEEDIFKHLGLEYLPPEQRNA; encoded by the exons ATGCTCCCGAAACGGCGGCTAGCGCGGGCCGGGTCCCCGGACGGCGGTGCTATCTCCTCAGCGCCCTCGTCGGCGCGCTTCCCCGGCGTCGCCATCTACCTGGCGGAGCCGCGCATGGGCCGCAGCCGCCGGGCCTTCCTCACACGCCTGGGACGATCCAAAGGCTTCCGCATCCTCGACGCCTGCAG ctCTGAGGTGACACATGTGGTGATGGAGCACACTTCGGCGGAGGAGGCTGCACGCTGGCAGGAGCACAGCTTGATGGCTGCTCCCCCAGGCTGCACCCACCCGGCTCTGCTGGATGTAAGCTGGTTCACTGAGAGCATGGCAGCTGGGCAGCCTGTCCCGGTGGAGCACCGGCACCGCCTGAAG GTGGCTGAGCCCACGAAGGGGCCTCCAAGCCCTGCATGGATGCTGCCCTATGCCTGCCAGCGCCCCACGCCCGTCACACACCACAATACCAGCTTCTCG GAGGCTCTGGAGACACTGGCGGAGGCAGCGGGCTTTGAAGGCAGCGAGTGCCGCCTCCTTTCCTTCTGCAGAGCAGCCTCTGTGCTCAGGGCCCTTCCCGGCCCTGTTACAGCCCTGAGCCAGCTGCAGGGGCTGCCCCATTTTGGAGAACACTCTTGCAGGGTTGTCCAG GAGCTGCTGGAGCATGGAGCTTGTGAGGAGGTGGAGAGAGTCCGGTGTTCAGAGAGGTACCAGACCATGAAG CTCTTCACCCAAATCTTTGGGGTCGGCGTGAGGACTGCTGACCGGTGGTACCAGGAAGGGCTGCGAACCCTGGATGACCTCCAAGGACAGCCCCAGAGACTGACCAAGCAGCAGAGAGCAG AGAGTCAAACTGGTCCCCTCAGGGGGAATTCGCAGGGCCATGATGTGGACTTCCTCATCACCCACCCCGAGGAGGGCCGGGAGGCAGGGCTGCTGACCAGCGTGATGTGCCGCCTTCAGAGCCAG GGCCTTGTCCTataccaccagcaccagcacagCCACTGTGGGTCCCCTGCCAAGCGGGCCCGGCACAGCCACACCATGGATGCCTTTGAGAGGAGTTTTTGCATTTTCCGCCTGCCTCAACCCCCGGAGACGACTGTGGGGGATGCCCCTAGGCCCTGCCCAGCCTGGAAGGCTGTGAGGGTGGACCTGGTGGTTGTGCCCATCAGCCAGTTCCCCTTTGCTCTACTTGGCTGGACTGGCTCCAAG CTTTTTGAGCGGGAGCTGCGCCGCTTCAGCCGGAAGGAGAAGGGGCTGTGGCTGAACAGCCACGGGCTGTTTGACCCTGAGCAG AAGGTGTTCTTCCACGTGACTTCAGAGGAAGACATCTTCAAACACCTGGGCCTCGAGTACCTTCCCCCAGAGCAGAGAAACGCCTGA
- the POLM gene encoding DNA-directed DNA/RNA polymerase mu isoform X1 encodes MLPKRRLARAGSPDGGAISSAPSSARFPGVAIYLAEPRMGRSRRAFLTRLGRSKGFRILDACSSEVTHVVMEHTSAEEAARWQEHSLMAAPPGCTHPALLDVSWFTESMAAGQPVPVEHRHRLKVAEPTKGPPSPAWMLPYACQRPTPVTHHNTSFSEALETLAEAAGFEGSECRLLSFCRAASVLRALPGPVTALSQLQGLPHFGEHSCRVVQELLEHGACEEVERVRCSERYQTMKLFTQIFGVGVRTADRWYQEGLRTLDDLQGQPQRLTKQQRAGLQHYRDLSTPIWLPDVEALQQVVEVAVVQALPGATITLTGSFRRGNSQGHDVDFLITHPEEGREAGLLTSVMCRLQSQGLVLYHQHQHSHCGSPAKRARHSHTMDAFERSFCIFRLPQPPETTVGDAPRPCPAWKAVRVDLVVVPISQFPFALLGWTGSKLFERELRRFSRKEKGLWLNSHGLFDPEQKVFFHVTSEEDIFKHLGLEYLPPEQRNA; translated from the exons ATGCTCCCGAAACGGCGGCTAGCGCGGGCCGGGTCCCCGGACGGCGGTGCTATCTCCTCAGCGCCCTCGTCGGCGCGCTTCCCCGGCGTCGCCATCTACCTGGCGGAGCCGCGCATGGGCCGCAGCCGCCGGGCCTTCCTCACACGCCTGGGACGATCCAAAGGCTTCCGCATCCTCGACGCCTGCAG ctCTGAGGTGACACATGTGGTGATGGAGCACACTTCGGCGGAGGAGGCTGCACGCTGGCAGGAGCACAGCTTGATGGCTGCTCCCCCAGGCTGCACCCACCCGGCTCTGCTGGATGTAAGCTGGTTCACTGAGAGCATGGCAGCTGGGCAGCCTGTCCCGGTGGAGCACCGGCACCGCCTGAAG GTGGCTGAGCCCACGAAGGGGCCTCCAAGCCCTGCATGGATGCTGCCCTATGCCTGCCAGCGCCCCACGCCCGTCACACACCACAATACCAGCTTCTCG GAGGCTCTGGAGACACTGGCGGAGGCAGCGGGCTTTGAAGGCAGCGAGTGCCGCCTCCTTTCCTTCTGCAGAGCAGCCTCTGTGCTCAGGGCCCTTCCCGGCCCTGTTACAGCCCTGAGCCAGCTGCAGGGGCTGCCCCATTTTGGAGAACACTCTTGCAGGGTTGTCCAG GAGCTGCTGGAGCATGGAGCTTGTGAGGAGGTGGAGAGAGTCCGGTGTTCAGAGAGGTACCAGACCATGAAG CTCTTCACCCAAATCTTTGGGGTCGGCGTGAGGACTGCTGACCGGTGGTACCAGGAAGGGCTGCGAACCCTGGATGACCTCCAAGGACAGCCCCAGAGACTGACCAAGCAGCAGAGAGCAG GTCTCCAGCACTACCGAGACCTGAGCACCCCAATCTGGCTGCCTGATGTGGAGGCCCTGCAGCAAGTAGTGGAGGTAGCCGTGGTGCAGGCCCTGCCCGGGGCCACCATCACACTGACTGGCAGCTTCCGGAG GGGGAATTCGCAGGGCCATGATGTGGACTTCCTCATCACCCACCCCGAGGAGGGCCGGGAGGCAGGGCTGCTGACCAGCGTGATGTGCCGCCTTCAGAGCCAG GGCCTTGTCCTataccaccagcaccagcacagCCACTGTGGGTCCCCTGCCAAGCGGGCCCGGCACAGCCACACCATGGATGCCTTTGAGAGGAGTTTTTGCATTTTCCGCCTGCCTCAACCCCCGGAGACGACTGTGGGGGATGCCCCTAGGCCCTGCCCAGCCTGGAAGGCTGTGAGGGTGGACCTGGTGGTTGTGCCCATCAGCCAGTTCCCCTTTGCTCTACTTGGCTGGACTGGCTCCAAG CTTTTTGAGCGGGAGCTGCGCCGCTTCAGCCGGAAGGAGAAGGGGCTGTGGCTGAACAGCCACGGGCTGTTTGACCCTGAGCAG AAGGTGTTCTTCCACGTGACTTCAGAGGAAGACATCTTCAAACACCTGGGCCTCGAGTACCTTCCCCCAGAGCAGAGAAACGCCTGA